Within the Debaryomyces hansenii CBS767 chromosome E complete sequence genome, the region CTCAGAATAATTGTAGACGTGACTATTGGATGGTTCTGCACCACAGCAAAATAGCAGGTAGCTGGTGCCAATCTGGAGTGTAGAAGACGTATGGATGCATGGAACTGACCCGGAACCCGTAGGCGGTAGTCAGAACTGGAAACTGGACAGGAAACTGGCCAGGTAGACGGACGGGAAGAATATTACATAAGCTTCGGTGAGTGTTTATGTAATCAAGGAAACAGCGACTTTTTGAGTGAAAAGTTTCTATGAAAAGTACCCAACTGGAGTAGTGAAGCAAACATCTAGGGGAAACGGGCTAAGAATGATATCCAGAAGCACCAAATTGGCTGGCAGGATACCAGCAGCTAAGATTTTCGCGCCTGCGGCCACATTTAGGTCGTTATCGACAACCAATACATTGAGATCGGAGCCAATATCGATGAGCTCCAATAAGCATGAAGAGCATCAAATCACCAACATCATAGACCCAAACATGAAACAGCAGTTATTCAAAGGACGCAAGAACGAGAAAATTGTTTTGTGGAAGCTCTACGGGTCGTTTCACAGACACAACACTCTATTATCGTTAGTGGCAGTGGTGGAAGACCAGGACTTCATGGAAAAGAACGACCACTTGACTTACAACGACAAGGTGTTATACTACTTACAATTGCCTCACCACACCAAGGTCCACGTTTCCGCGGGTCAACTAGGATTCAGAAAGGCCCAAAGATCTGAATACGAAGCCGGATACCAGGTTAGTTCCAGAATGTTCAAGTTGATCGAAGAAAGAAACTTGCTCGGACCAAACGACAAgattgaattgattttgaaggaTTTCGGAAAGGGCAGAGAAGCGTTTTTGGCTGCCTTACAAGGTAAAGAAGGGTCGAAGGTCAAGCCTAACATCATTAGAATAAGTGACAACACCAAATTACAGTTCGGTGGTTCGCGTCCTAAGAAATTACGTCGTTTGTAAGAAGCATTTCACAATATCGCTCAATACGACGGTCCTCTGTATATAATTAGCCacataataatgaaaatagTATTATTGAAGTCCATGTATCCGTATAATTGGCACCGATCTCTCTCTGGGTCGCCTGCCATAATCCAAGCTCCAATTACCATCATTTCTACAATTCTCCAATTAAGTATGAATCAGCATGGTTTCCTAATCTTTTACAATCTGAATAGATATTTCACATCCATGTAATCTTCCTTACTCATTAACTTGCATCCGAGTGGTCTATGTATAGTCAACACGAACACCTACACCATCATTCACCAACACCCAGACACCTCGAAGTCATAGGGTAATAGCCCTACGCATACTAACCCAACACCTGATTACTATTCCATgggtgaaaaatttttgtGAGGacaaaaatgaaattccaCTTTTGTGACACTTTCTTCATATAGCGTGAAAATTTAGacaaaaatttcaattccttagttgaaaaaattaagtTGAAGCTTTTTACAAAGTATTAAGGACTAACTTAggattaattaaaaatgtcTCCAATCTGTAAGTAACTATAAGAATAACATGATAAGAGGAGTAGAGTATAGTGATCAATAAGAGGAGAGAAAGCCAGGGATGTGAGAGAATGTATGAACAGATATTAGTGAAAAATGGTAATGGGTACGAGACAAACATAGAAGGCAAGAAATAGTAGAAGAATCAAAAGTTGAGCGTGGAAATGGTAGAGGATACATGATGTTGAAACATATCTTCGGTAGAAGTCGATATACGTAAATGTGACAGGACGAGAGAACCAAGTAAATGAAAGTTGACTCGAAGGCCGTTTAGTCTTGAAATAGGATCACTATATGAAGCTCGAATACATAGTTTGGACAAAATACTAACAAATGATAGCTCAATCTAAGCCTTCCGCTGCTAAGAAAGCTGCTTTAAAGGGTACTAATGCTaaaaaatctttgaagGTTAGAACCGACACTTCTTTCCACAGACCAAAgactttaaaattatctaGATCTCCAAAATACTCTAGAAAGTCTGTCCCACACTACAACAGATTGGATGCTTACAAGATCATTGTTTCTCCAATCGCCTCTGAAACCGCTATGAAGAAGGTTGAAGACGGTAACATCTTAGTTTTCCAAGTTGACTTAAAGTCTAACAAGAACCAAATCAAGTCCGCTGTTAAGGAATTATACGATGTTGATGTCGAATACGTTAACACCTTAGTCAGACCAAACGGTACCAAGAAGGCTTACATCAGATTAACTGCTGACCACGATGCTTTAGATATTGCTAACAGAATTGGTTACatctaaattatttaatctATTTGAGTTGggaaaaaataataatgaataagCTTTAATCATCATTGtcttttttgtttatattttatattgtattttataaataacTCTTGGTTTGAGTTCATCAATTTAAGttttataaagaaaaaagaaatGGGGAAAACATTTTATATACATAATTCTACTACGTTTTAAGTGTTCCAAAGTAATGTAGATCGGTAGATGTCGAGAGATGCCCTATGTACTTATGTAATTCTGTTCCGCGTCCACGCTAGTTTTCAATTCAGTCACCTCTATAAACCATCACcatttattcaagttgGAGGGAACATGTATAAACCATCACAGTTTTACGCTAGGTTTTACCTTTCACAAGCAACTGGTGAAAGTTATTTAAAAGTCTGGTTTTCAcaattgttcaattgacAACTATTATAGTAGctcaatatttttacttCTGGTTGCAAATAACAATATAGGCTTCAGCCactattatcaaaattacGGAATGCTAATGTATTCGGATCTAGTCATGCGTCCCTTCCTCCCTTCCTCCCTTCCTCCCTTCCTCCCTTCCTCCCTTCCTCCCTTCCTCCCTTCCTCCCTTACTTCCAAAACTACATTGGTGGCTTGCTCTATATTTCATAATGCCATGTTCAATCTTCATTCTACATGTTGTAGGTGGTAAGCTGAAAACTAATTAAAAGGGTAAGTAAAATCGTTTTTATAGTGGTGATCATTcaagattgaaaataaatgaaatataaatatgacAATAGATGATCTATGGAAAAGTCTTGGGTATCAGACTTTATGAGAGTAAggaaataatgataagaaaGTCCGAATCTTCCCAACATTATGATACGAAGGTAATATGTAGGACAAAATCTAGAGTGGTATCTGCTATTAAAATTTTGCATCTATAGTCATTTCTGCTAAAGCTTCAATTGCTTTACTTGGCCTCAAATACCTATTAACAACTGACTAAAGAGCCTTGCTATTTGGTTTTGACTTCATAAATATCCTTATGCACTCCTAAACCATAGTAAATCATAGAGCTTGGCCCAATATTTCGTGGATGATAAAAGAAGTAGCAATCATACTAAACAAATTTGGAGCGTACCCTGTTACTGAGacccccccccccccccaATAAAAGGTTAATCATATGTAAAATAGACTTTGTGGTTATAAAAAGGGTCTTCTCCACATCCAAGTAGTCTAAACCCGCTTTTATTCTCCTTCCTAGTTCGTTAACGGAATGGTTTAAATAAGATTACTATATAAATGGACCGAAGCCGTATTCATTTGAAGTCCTGGTACATGCTATTGAGTATTTCACAATGTTGACCACAGATTGGAAAACCCTAGCTTTGCAGGCAAAGCTGATTTTTAACGATTCCCAAAGTAGAACTTTGGAATTATTTCCATTCGAGAGTGATGCAGATTTAGAAACTTTTAATGAGCTTCCATGTGCAATTGGAAAATCGGTAACTGATTTTGGAAATCCTGCCAAATTTCCGGTTGAGAAATACTACCAAGCGTTACCAAAGAAAGATGCACAAATTACCGAAGCTGATCCCGTTGTATTGATTCAGGACATCAAAAACGGAAAATACACTTGTGTTGAGGTTTTAACGAGCTATCTACATGCAGCCTTAATAGCTTCTAAATTGACCAATTGTGTTTATGAATTTCTTCCTGATGAAGCATTGAAAAAGGCTAGATACttagatgaaaataaaggTAAATTGGTAAACCATAGTCCTATGTTTGGATTACCAATTTCTCTCAAAGAAATGATCCCATTGACCGGCCATTCAGTTACTCATGGTTCGCTTTGTTATCTTGATCGGGTCGTCGACTATAATGCTGACATTGTCAAcattttaattaaaaatggGGCTGTTCCCTTTGTTAGGTCTACAAACCCACAATCTTTGATGATGCTTGAGTGTGAGTCTTTTACCCATGGTAGAACAGTTAACCCATTTAATAGTGATCTTACTTGCGGTGGCTCATCCGGAGGAGAGGGTGCAATTAATGGTATTCATGCATCACCCATTGGCTTAGGCTCTGATATTGGAGGCTCAATTCGATGTCCTTCAGCTTTTAATGGTATCTACGGTATGAAAACAACACTTGGAAGAATTCCATCCAGtgatttcttttcttgtcAAATGGGATCTGAATCAATTATATCGGTAACTGGACCATTAACCAGGTCTTTGGATACGTTAGAGTTGCTTATGAAAACTGTGGTGCAAGAAAAGCCTTGGACTATAGATCCCAGTTTGACTTCAATCGAATGGAAGAGTGACGTAAGAAAAAAGCCTTATCGTATCGGTATTCTCAGAACAGATGGGGTAGTGACACCTCATCCGCCTGTTACAAGAGCTCTTGATATGATGTGTGAGAAGTTGAAATGCATGGATAATTTAgaagtttttgaatttgaaccTTTGAATCATCTGAAAGCTTGGGAGATTATTTCAACATTGTACTTTGAGGACGGAGGTGAGGATACTAGGAAgacattgaaaaatactGGCGAGCCAATGTGCCCTCAAACAGAGTGGATTCTAGGAAAGGACTCCGTAAAGAGATTGGCAGCTGAGGATATCTGGAAGTGGAATTTAGAAAAACAAAAGTATAGGaaagattatttgaaacattGGTTACTGTTCAATAATCCTGATGGCAATACCCCAATGGATGCTTTAATTGCTCCTGTTTTCCCGGGACCTGCTGCGAAACACAGAAGTACTAAGTATTGGGGTTATACTGCTCAATGGAATTTATTGGACTATCCAGTATTAGTTTTCCCAGTTACTAAAGTggatttgaagaaagataTCCCAGTAGAAGATTACAAACCGAAAAACCAAATGGATGAATTTGTTTATAAACAGTATGACTCTCCTGAAAGCTTTGAGAATGCTCCTGTTAACTTGGGACTTGTTGGATTGCGTTACTCGGAAGAGCAGTTGATCgatataatgaaattaataaatcttcaGTAGATTGCTTGGCTCAACTCTTTACGCAGAACCAGTGTCATTGCTCtatattgatcaaattatgTAGTATGTCTAGTTTTCACAATTGTtaaatttatgaatttttGTAGAATAGCtcaatattttttctaGTGGTTGCgaatattttcttgattttacccaatattatcaaaattacGGAATACTGATATCTCGGACTTAACGAACGATTCCTTTCGTCCCATACTTCTAAAGCATTTCAGTACATGTCAGCTTGTGGCAAAAATTCTAGATCTCCCGGCACAGCGTTCAATCGTCGTTTTCCCACATGCTGTTTCCCAATACTTTGTCTATTGGTTACAATCTCTACTTCAACCTCTAACTCCACCACAGATCCTTTTGTCTCCATCCTGTGCAACAGTCTACAATTGTCCCTTTGTAATTATCTATTGTAGCCTTTCTACTATTGTTCGACATCTACACCGTTTATTGTCGTCTACCACTATCTCCTGGAAAATACTCGTGTATTCTGTCCTTCAAGTGTCCCTTTACGTCCGTTCCTTCCCGTACCGTGTCTAATCAGTGCTTATATGCCTGGTTTTGTCAACATGCTACTCCTAATATGGCGTGAACCACTCTGATCACCTAGCACCGTCGCAGATCAAAAGTTTGGTTCGCAGCCCAACGGAACTAGTTATTCCGGTTCTTCCCATCCGACCCCCTAAGAACAACCACGTCATCTATATGCAGACCCACAAAACCGACGTGACGTCATCCTTAGAATTCACTCGCTCTTGTTCGTCTGATTACGTCAATATGACGTAGCTGTTTCGTGTTCAAAAGTATTTTATTCCTCCTTTGGGCCTGTATCATGGTCTTTAAGAATCATAGGACATTTTACTCGTTCCCATTGGGCCAGTACTGTACCAACACTGTGCCCACAATAGATCCAGAATTATTGTCGTCGCATGCGTCCTTACTACCGTACGTATATGTTCTAGAGTAGTATCCAACTCGTACCTCTAGACTACGAGAGATCCATCACAAATCCGTGGTAGTTCCACAGATCCAAGAGGTCCAAGAAAATTAAACCTAATTTTGACACCAGCGCTGCTATCGTTTTTCCGATCTTCACTGTAATATCGAGCTATCGTGGGTATTCTCGTGGTCCTTCTAAAACCGTTGCAAGCGGTTTTTAACCacaaaaagaaataatggaacaatttccaaaagaaataaaattacaaaatcaACCGTGAATTACCCGTTTTGGTCAATTTGTTTCCGATCAATTACGTAATAGGTTTTTTATTTCTGTTGGCCACAATACCACCGGAACATAACTTTACACTTTTAGAGCGTATTATATGGTAACATACCGGAATCAAGCGTATATAGCGCATCAAAAGCATCGTTACGTAAtagaattttcaagaaaatggCGTTACGTAATAAGATGATGAtaaccaaaaaaaaaaatcgtATGCTAGAGTAGTACATTCAGATAGCTAGACATTTCTTTTTGTTGAAGGaaataattgatgaatataaataccGTGGTAATCCCTGTTACAATGgataaataaaatatatatttttacaGTATTCAATACTTTCATTAATACaaacataataaaataaattacaatgacaattcaaaaacaaCCAGCTGTCTTCTACGTTAACGCTGCTTTATTCGACTGTGACGGAACGTTAGTCAATTCTACCGGAGCTATTTCAGAATTCTGGAGAGATTTCGGAAAGACTAGACCTCACGTCAACCCAGATGAAATCATCAGCACCTCGCACGGATGTCGTACATTCGATGTGATTGCAAAATGGTCACCAGAAGATGCTATTGAAGAACAAGTCACCGAATGGGAAGGATCTATTCCAGATTCTTTTGGTCAATTCGCTAAGCCAATTCCTGGTGCAGTTGAATTAGTCAAGTCTTTTGACAAGTTCTCCAAGAGCGAAACTGAAAATGGTAAACAAAGATGGGCTATTGTGACATCTGGTACTTTACCATTGGCCAC harbors:
- a CDS encoding 60S ribosomal protein L25 (highly similar to uniprot|P04456 Saccharomyces cerevisiae YOL127W) → MSPISQSKPSAAKKAALKGTNAKKSLKVRTDTSFHRPKTLKLSRSPKYSRKSVPHYNRLDAYKIIVSPIASETAMKKVEDGNILVFQVDLKSNKNQIKSAVKELYDVDVEYVNTLVRPNGTKKAYIRLTADHDALDIANRIGYI
- a CDS encoding mitochondrial 37S ribosomal protein YmS18 (weakly similar to uniprot|P42847 Saccharomyces cerevisiae YNL306W MRPS18 Mitochondrial ribosomal protein of the small subunit) is translated as MISRSTKLAGRIPAAKIFAPAATFRSLSTTNTLRSEPISMSSNKHEEHQITNIIDPNMKQQLFKGRKNEKIVLWKLYGSFHRHNTLLSLVAVVEDQDFMEKNDHLTYNDKVLYYLQLPHHTKVHVSAGQLGFRKAQRSEYEAGYQVSSRMFKLIEERNLLGPNDKIELILKDFGKGREAFLAALQGKEGSKVKPNIIRISDNTKLQFGGSRPKKLRRL
- a CDS encoding DEHA2E05148p (similar to uniprot|P41277 Saccharomyces cerevisiae YIL053W RHR2 Constitutively expressed isoform of DL-glycerol-3-phosphatase), producing the protein MTIQKQPAVFYVNAALFDCDGTLVNSTGAISEFWRDFGKTRPHVNPDEIISTSHGCRTFDVIAKWSPEDAIEEQVTEWEGSIPDSFGQFAKPIPGAVELVKSFDKFSKSETENGKQRWAIVTSGTLPLATKWLKLLTIEKPDCFITAEKVTKGKPHPQGYQSARETLGYKGAHNKVVVFEDAPAGITAGKGAGAFIVGICSTYDPEKVRKAGADIVVDDLTSFRIDSYNKETDEFKVIVDDYHYANDEFLQSV
- a CDS encoding DEHA2E05126p (weakly similar to uniprot|P22580 Saccharomyces cerevisiae YDR242W AMD2 Putative amidase) is translated as MLTTDWKTLALQAKSIFNDSQSRTLELFPFESDADLETFNELPCAIGKSVTDFGNPAKFPVEKYYQALPKKDAQITEADPVVLIQDIKNGKYTCVEVLTSYLHAALIASKLTNCVYEFLPDEALKKARYLDENKGKLVNHSPMFGLPISLKEMIPLTGHSVTHGSLCYLDRVVDYNADIVNILIKNGAVPFVRSTNPQSLMMLECESFTHGRTVNPFNSDLTCGGSSGGEGAINGIHASPIGLGSDIGGSIRCPSAFNGIYGMKTTLGRIPSSDFFSCQMGSESIISVTGPLTRSLDTLELLMKTVVQEKPWTIDPSLTSIEWKSDVRKKPYRIGILRTDGVVTPHPPVTRALDMMCEKLKCMDNLEVFEFEPLNHSKAWEIISTLYFEDGGEDTRKTLKNTGEPMCPQTEWILGKDSVKRLAAEDIWKWNLEKQKYRKDYLKHWLSFNNPDGNTPMDALIAPVFPGPAAKHRSTKYWGYTAQWNLLDYPVLVFPVTKVDLKKDIPVEDYKPKNQMDEFVYKQYDSPESFENAPVNLGLVGLRYSEEQLIDIMKLINLQ